One genomic window of Clostridium taeniosporum includes the following:
- the aroC gene encoding chorismate synthase: MSGIWGNKLKISIFGESHGNAIGITIDGLPGGLEINVDNILREMSRRAPGKSKLSTARKEGDMPEILSGLFEGKTTGTPLCAMIRNNDMHSKDYRELKDLIRPGHADYSGKIKYHGHNDYRGGGHFSGRITAPLVFAGAICKQILEKEKIYIGAHIKRIGNVEDKDFSGINLTKELIENLNSEELPVLIKENEEKMRNEILEAKKDGDSIGGIIECGIIGVKAGIGNPFFDSIESTLAHLLFSVPAVKGVEFGKGFEMSKLRGSECNDEYYYDGDEVKTYSNNNGGILGGISNGMPILFKTVIKPTPSISKEQRSINISEKKNGIITVKGRHDPCIIQRAVPVIESVAAIGLVDLIL; this comes from the coding sequence ATGAGTGGAATTTGGGGAAATAAATTAAAAATTTCTATATTTGGTGAATCACATGGAAATGCAATAGGTATAACTATAGATGGATTACCAGGTGGATTAGAAATTAATGTTGATAATATTTTAAGAGAAATGTCTAGGAGAGCACCTGGAAAAAGTAAGCTTTCTACAGCTAGAAAAGAAGGGGATATGCCTGAAATTCTTAGTGGACTTTTTGAAGGAAAAACTACAGGAACTCCATTATGTGCAATGATTAGAAACAATGATATGCATTCAAAGGATTATAGAGAATTAAAAGACTTAATTAGACCAGGACATGCAGATTATAGTGGTAAAATAAAATATCATGGTCATAATGACTATAGAGGTGGAGGACATTTTTCAGGAAGAATAACAGCACCGTTAGTTTTTGCTGGTGCTATATGTAAACAAATATTAGAAAAAGAAAAAATATATATAGGTGCTCATATTAAAAGAATAGGAAATGTTGAAGATAAGGATTTTAGTGGAATAAATTTAACTAAAGAACTTATAGAAAATTTGAATAGTGAAGAGTTACCAGTTTTAATAAAAGAAAATGAAGAAAAGATGAGAAATGAAATACTTGAAGCTAAAAAAGATGGTGATTCTATAGGTGGAATTATAGAATGTGGAATTATTGGTGTAAAAGCAGGAATTGGAAATCCATTTTTTGATTCTATAGAATCTACATTAGCACATTTATTATTTTCTGTTCCAGCAGTAAAAGGTGTTGAATTCGGAAAAGGATTTGAAATGAGCAAACTTAGAGGTTCAGAATGTAATGATGAATATTATTATGATGGAGATGAAGTGAAAACCTATAGTAACAATAATGGTGGAATATTAGGAGGAATATCTAATGGTATGCCAATATTATTTAAAACAGTTATAAAGCCAACACCATCAATATCTAAAGAGCAGAGAAGTATAAATATTAGTGAAAAAAAGAATGGTATTATTACAGTTAAAGGAAGACATGATCCATGCATAATCCAAAGGGCGGTACCAGTAATTGAAAGTGTTGCAGCTATTGGATTAGTTGATTTAATACTTTAA
- the aroA gene encoding 3-phosphoshikimate 1-carboxyvinyltransferase yields MGNFKIYPRKLKGVVKIPPSKSMAHRGVICAALGNGISKIRNISYSDDIIATINAMRSLGAIITKEDDYLYIVGINSKQCKKNIDLNRTIDCNESGSTLRFLVPISCVFEGKNRFIGRGNLGKRPLDTYYDIFDNQKIKYSYKKGKLDLKTEGLLKNGEFKLRGDISSQFISGLLFALPLLDGDSKIIITTELESKGYIDLTLSAMRDFGIEIINNDYKEFIIRGNQTYESVDYRIEGDYSQAAFFLVADTLGSDVLITDLNLKSLQGDKEIIDILEKMNVKIKIVDNGVKVIPKENLKSTIIDGSQCPDVIPVVSLAASLCAGKTEIVNVGRLRIKECDRLKAITMELSKLGAKIIEKEDSLIIDGVKSLKGGVKVWSHKDHRIAMMLSIASTVCEEPIIIEDYECVSKSYPQFFEDFKSLGGNFDEWNLGK; encoded by the coding sequence ATGGGAAATTTTAAAATTTATCCGAGGAAATTAAAAGGAGTAGTTAAAATTCCACCATCTAAAAGCATGGCACATAGAGGGGTTATTTGCGCAGCATTAGGAAATGGAATAAGTAAAATAAGAAACATTAGTTATTCAGATGATATAATAGCAACTATTAATGCTATGCGTTCATTAGGAGCTATAATAACTAAAGAAGATGATTATCTTTATATAGTAGGAATAAACTCAAAACAATGTAAAAAGAATATAGATTTAAATAGAACAATAGATTGTAATGAATCAGGTTCTACATTAAGATTTTTAGTTCCAATTTCTTGTGTTTTTGAAGGAAAAAATAGATTTATTGGAAGAGGAAATTTAGGAAAAAGACCTTTGGATACATATTACGATATATTTGATAATCAAAAAATTAAGTATTCATATAAAAAAGGGAAACTTGATTTGAAAACAGAAGGTTTGTTGAAAAATGGAGAATTTAAATTAAGGGGAGATATAAGTTCTCAATTTATTAGTGGATTATTATTTGCTCTACCTCTTTTAGATGGAGATTCAAAAATAATAATAACCACAGAACTAGAATCCAAAGGTTATATTGATTTAACATTAAGTGCTATGCGTGATTTTGGAATTGAAATAATAAATAATGATTATAAAGAATTTATAATTAGAGGAAATCAAACATATGAGAGTGTGGATTATAGGATAGAAGGAGATTATTCTCAAGCAGCATTTTTTTTAGTGGCAGATACATTGGGAAGTGATGTTTTAATAACTGATTTGAATTTAAAATCTTTACAAGGAGATAAAGAAATTATAGATATATTAGAAAAAATGAATGTAAAGATAAAAATTGTTGATAATGGTGTTAAAGTAATACCAAAAGAAAATTTAAAATCAACTATTATTGATGGTTCCCAATGTCCAGATGTAATTCCAGTTGTTTCGTTAGCAGCTAGTTTGTGTGCAGGAAAAACAGAGATAGTAAATGTAGGAAGATTAAGAATAAAAGAATGTGATAGATTAAAAGCAATTACAATGGAGCTAAGTAAATTAGGAGCAAAAATAATTGAAAAAGAAGACAGTTTAATAATTGATGGAGTTAAAAGCTTAAAAGGTGGAGTAAAAGTTTGGAGTCATAAAGATCATAGAATTGCAATGATGCTTTCTATAGCTTCTACAGTTTGTGAAGAGCCCATAATTATAGAAGATTATGAGTGTGTTTCAAAATCTTATCCACAATTTTTTGAAGATTTTAAATCATTAGGAGGAAATTTTGATGAGTGGAATTTGGGGAAATAA